A genomic stretch from Leishmania donovani BPK282A1 complete genome, chromosome 36 includes:
- a CDS encoding amino acid permease aap11ld-like protein, with protein MSLACDDKSPLFDNAKGASYHGVAQANPEEECDWRQPHNGSILVDNRTFSSLEEVQGSLLESCCPGDGVLSGALGLVTSACTPTMLSLPLAFVVGGWAFAMICILFCILVMFLSVRILALASLSADSDDYETVAGFFLGAKGRWVVRFTLFFYNFGCAVVYLSFIKESVTRILVSRANFLPLWMRSDTGGNICLFASTLIITPLTFNARLASLRTKGFVSNLFTVFIIFTVAYRFFVPESVSGIAKTAEPSADAKRDFSHSRLAFVLPYMFSAPIFVFSYEVQSNVMAVIKDLHDRTGRKILVSTSLALCVMSVFYILLGAMGSLTFPHLSSGNILSSYNAETDLLMMVCQLMCCFSAAVSFVFCIFPCRLAAFMFLSGGSGTKIPKKTRTKLGVALSAVCCVLAIFLADVARVVSVLGALFSATLSMTFPALFAMRMRESGAYLTGRIDALLSWVFLLMGLIFSVMGTYMAVVFS; from the coding sequence ATGTCCCTCGCGTGCGACGATAAGTCCCCCCTTTTCGACAACGCGAAAGGGGCGTCGTACCACGGCGTCGCGCAAGCGAATCCAGAGGAGGAGTGCGATTGGCGTCAGCCGCACAATGGCAGCATTTTAGTCGACAATCGCACGTTCAGCAgcctggaggaggtgcaagGGTCACTATTGGAAAGCTGCTGCCCCGGCGATGGTGTGCTCTCAGGTGCCCTCGGGCTGGTGACGTCGGCGTGTACGCCGACAATGCTTTCGCTTCCCCTCGCCTTTGtggtgggcgggtgggcgtTTGCGATGATTTGCATCCTGTTTTGCATCCTTGTAATGTTTCTCTCTGTCCGCATTTTGGcgctcgcctccctctccgctgaCTCGGACGACTACGAGACGGTGGCCGGCTTCTTTCTGGGCGCCAAGGGCCGTTGGGTGGTGCGCTTCACTCTTTTCTTTTACAACTTCGGCTGCGCCGTGGTGTACTTGAGCTTTATCAAGGAAAGCGTCACGCGGATCCTGGTGAGTCGAGCGAATTTTCTGCCTCTGTGGATGCGCAGCGACACCGGCGGCAACATctgcctcttcgcctccacaCTAATCATAACCCCACTCACCTTTAACGCGCGCTtggcctcgctgcgcacgaAGGGGTTTGTGAGCAACCTCTTCACCGTCTTCATCATCTTTACCGTTGCGTATCGTTTCTTCGTCCCGGAGAGCGTCAGCGGTATCGCGAAGACTGCCGAGCCCTCGGCGGACGCGAAGCGAGATTTCTCCCATAGTCGACTGGCGTTCGTTCTCCCGTATATGTTTTCAGCGCCAATCTTTGTCTTCTCTTACGAGGTGCAGTCGAACGTCATGGCAGTCATCAAAGACCTGCACGACCGCACTGGCCGCAAGATCCTCGTATCCACCTCGCTGGCGCTCTGCGTCATGTCCGTCTTTTACATTTTGCTTGGCGCCATGGGGAGCCTTACTTTTCCGCACCTGTCGAGCGGTAACATCCTCTCCAGCTACAACGCGGAGACGGATTTGCTCATGATGGTGTGCCAGCTCATGTGCTGCTTTAGCGCTGCGGTGTCCTTTGTGTTCTGCATCTTTCCgtgccgcctcgccgccttTATGTTCCTCTCTGGAGGCAGTGGAACCAAGATCCCAAAgaagacacgcacaaaaCTTGGCGTGGCTCTTTCCGCGGTGTGTTGCGTCCTCGCAATTTTCCTGGCGGATGTGGCGAGGGTGGTATCCGTTCTTGGAGCCCTCTTTAGCGCCACGCTCTCCATGACATTTCCAGCGCTCTTTGCGATGAGGATGCGCGAGTCTGGGGCTTACCTGACGGGCCGGATCGACGCGCTTCTCTCGTGGGTTTTCCTCCTCATGGGGCTTATTTTCTCCGTCATGGGGACGTACATGGCGGTCGTCTTTTCATGA